One part of the Candidatus Kouleothrix ribensis genome encodes these proteins:
- a CDS encoding isopenicillin N synthase family oxygenase — MATTTVPVIDIAPFLAGTDAGKRQVAAQVGHACADIGFLTIVGHGVPAELVQATYDVSRRFFDLPLEEKLKVPVNAIGVGYVPLQVERLAASLGQQTPGDLKESLNVGRDFGHDRWPADPPELKPLWIEYFSTLNRLGAAIMRIFATALGLPEHFFDDKIDPPQAFMRVINYPDQPDDPLPGQLRAGAHSDYGTLTILRSENVAGGLQVRDRDGDWVDVVTVPDSFVINIGDMMQYWTNDRWVSTIHRVVNPPRDKNLGSRRQSIVFFHSPNENALISCLEGCSSAENPPKYPPILAGEHLRQKSAKAGTLAETKM, encoded by the coding sequence ATGGCGACCACGACAGTCCCTGTCATCGACATCGCGCCGTTTCTTGCTGGAACAGACGCGGGCAAGCGCCAGGTTGCCGCGCAGGTTGGCCATGCCTGCGCTGACATCGGCTTCCTGACGATCGTCGGCCATGGCGTGCCGGCCGAGCTGGTACAGGCGACCTATGATGTCTCGCGGCGCTTCTTCGATCTGCCGCTTGAAGAGAAGCTCAAGGTGCCGGTGAATGCGATCGGCGTGGGCTATGTGCCGCTGCAAGTCGAGCGCCTGGCCGCCAGCCTGGGCCAGCAGACCCCCGGCGACCTGAAGGAGTCGCTCAATGTCGGCCGCGACTTCGGCCACGATCGCTGGCCGGCCGACCCGCCCGAGCTAAAGCCACTGTGGATCGAATACTTCAGCACACTGAACCGGCTCGGCGCGGCGATCATGCGCATCTTCGCCACCGCACTGGGCCTGCCCGAGCACTTCTTCGACGACAAGATCGACCCGCCCCAGGCGTTCATGCGCGTAATCAACTACCCCGACCAGCCCGACGACCCGCTGCCCGGCCAGCTGCGCGCCGGCGCACACTCCGACTACGGCACCCTCACGATCCTGCGCTCGGAGAATGTGGCCGGCGGGCTACAGGTGCGCGACCGCGACGGCGACTGGGTCGATGTCGTGACGGTGCCGGACTCGTTTGTGATCAACATTGGCGACATGATGCAGTACTGGACGAACGATCGCTGGGTCTCGACCATCCACCGCGTGGTCAACCCGCCGCGCGACAAGAACCTCGGCAGCCGGCGCCAGTCGATCGTATTCTTCCACTCGCCGAACGAGAACGCGCTGATCAGCTGCCTCGAAGGCTGTAGCAGCGCCGAAAACCCACCAAAGTACCCGCCGATCCTGGCGGGCGAGCACCTGCGCCAGAAGAGTGCCAAGGCCGGCACACTGGCTGAAACGAAGATGTAA